The following proteins come from a genomic window of Chitinivibrionales bacterium:
- the galT gene encoding galactose-1-phosphate uridylyltransferase, with the protein MNLSDFPHRRCNLLTGEWVLVSPHRTKRPWHGKVFPAAEPPAAAYDPKCFLCPGNRRAGSEKNPSYESTFEFDNDFAALLPDIPLETLDEQGCWSPPASGDCAGWCAIRPGATSRCRA; encoded by the coding sequence ATGAACCTTTCGGATTTCCCGCACCGGCGGTGCAACCTTCTCACGGGCGAATGGGTGCTCGTGTCCCCGCACCGGACCAAACGGCCCTGGCACGGGAAGGTTTTTCCGGCCGCCGAGCCGCCGGCAGCGGCGTACGACCCGAAATGCTTTCTGTGCCCGGGAAACCGCCGTGCCGGCAGCGAAAAAAACCCGTCCTACGAATCGACCTTCGAGTTCGACAACGACTTCGCGGCGCTGTTGCCCGACATCCCCCTCGAAACCTTGGACGAGCAGGGCTGCTGGTCGCCTCCGGCGAGCGGGGACTGTGCCGGGTGGTGTGCCATTCGCCCCGGCGCGACCTCTCGCTGCCGCGCTTGA
- a CDS encoding DUF1538 domain-containing protein translates to MSLSVDAISNDYEPAAPKKIHVTFSQAMTILLPYSWHQIREQLVTVAPVCLYLVLFQLLFLRYGLTQVGWITGGVVMVIFGLVFFLEGVRIGLVPIGEAVGDTLPVKSGLFAVLAFAFVLGILAAFGEPVLGSLQIAGAGVDPARAPLLYYLLVKNPLVLTLTVSLGSGVAVLLGTLRFIYGWGLKSLILPCVGIAIALTLFAAQNHLLASAAGLAWDTGAVIVGPVLCPLVLALGLGVSRATGKSDPGMAGFGMVGLISVVPIAAVLLLAYILQLVFGAGHFDIAPVTISQAAAGLYKTLFDSFVLALRAVLPIFIFLYLFLRLKLKEEGVPLPQLILGLTFAITGLFLFNFGLAVGLSELGNQVGNRLPLSFHPPSAALYPTAVGKLVVVAFGGILGYGATLAEPAFKILGRQVEDVTQGAFKKWLFSQAVALGVGAGASLGIVSIVYEVNLLFLLIPPYALLFFLTLYSSEKYVAIAWDGGAVTTGPVTVPLKIAIGIALSHATGFAEGFGILALASAYPVLNILLIGLYAKQREQKLEIKLLQTTEAAN, encoded by the coding sequence ATGTCACTGTCAGTTGATGCTATCTCCAACGATTACGAGCCCGCCGCTCCAAAAAAAATCCACGTCACTTTTTCCCAAGCGATGACCATTTTGCTCCCCTATTCCTGGCACCAGATACGGGAGCAGCTCGTCACGGTCGCGCCGGTCTGCCTGTATCTTGTTCTGTTCCAGCTCCTGTTTCTACGCTACGGCCTCACCCAGGTCGGGTGGATCACGGGCGGCGTGGTCATGGTGATTTTCGGGCTGGTGTTTTTCCTTGAGGGCGTGCGCATCGGGCTTGTTCCGATCGGTGAAGCGGTGGGCGATACGCTCCCCGTCAAAAGCGGCCTTTTCGCGGTGCTTGCCTTTGCGTTTGTCCTCGGCATTCTCGCGGCATTCGGCGAGCCGGTGCTCGGCAGCCTGCAGATCGCGGGCGCGGGCGTGGATCCGGCCAGGGCGCCGCTTCTCTATTATCTTCTTGTCAAGAATCCCCTTGTGTTGACCCTGACGGTCTCGCTCGGAAGCGGCGTTGCCGTGCTGCTCGGCACGCTGCGCTTCATTTACGGATGGGGCCTCAAGTCCCTTATTCTGCCGTGCGTGGGCATCGCAATCGCCCTGACCCTTTTCGCCGCGCAAAATCACCTTCTCGCAAGCGCGGCCGGCCTTGCCTGGGACACGGGCGCGGTCATTGTCGGCCCGGTGCTCTGTCCGCTTGTGTTGGCCTTGGGGCTCGGCGTGAGCCGCGCCACCGGGAAAAGCGACCCCGGCATGGCCGGCTTCGGCATGGTGGGGCTGATCTCCGTGGTCCCTATCGCCGCGGTCCTCTTGCTTGCCTATATTCTTCAGCTTGTTTTTGGCGCCGGCCATTTCGACATCGCGCCCGTCACCATCAGCCAAGCCGCTGCCGGACTTTACAAAACGTTATTTGATTCATTTGTTCTGGCCCTAAGGGCGGTCTTGCCGATTTTCATTTTTTTGTATTTATTTCTGCGGTTGAAACTCAAGGAAGAGGGCGTTCCGCTTCCCCAGCTCATTCTCGGCTTGACATTTGCAATCACCGGGCTGTTCCTTTTCAATTTCGGACTTGCGGTCGGGCTTTCGGAGCTCGGCAATCAAGTAGGAAACCGCCTGCCGCTCTCCTTTCACCCTCCTTCTGCCGCATTGTATCCCACGGCAGTCGGAAAACTGGTTGTCGTGGCGTTCGGAGGAATTTTGGGATACGGTGCGACGCTCGCCGAGCCCGCATTCAAAATATTGGGCCGGCAGGTGGAAGATGTTACCCAGGGCGCGTTCAAAAAATGGCTTTTCAGCCAGGCGGTCGCGCTTGGCGTGGGCGCTGGAGCCAGCCTCGGCATTGTCTCGATTGTCTATGAAGTCAATTTGCTGTTCCTGCTCATTCCGCCCTATGCCCTGCTTTTTTTTCTGACGCTGTATTCGAGCGAGAAATACGTCGCCATCGCATGGGACGGCGGCGCGGTCACCACCGGACCGGTCACGGTCCCGCTCAAGATCGCGATCGGCATCGCCCTTTCGCACGCCACCGGATTCGCCGAGGGCTTCGGCATCCTGGCACTGGCTTCCGCGTATCCGGTATTGAACATCCTGCTCATCGGTCTTTATGCAAAACAGCGCGAACAAAAACTGGAAATAAAACTGCTTCAAACAACGGAGGCGGCAAACTGA
- a CDS encoding peptide MFS transporter — protein MNPSLLIMLAAWAFVAAWTAGVVLSQRRVHPKALFYLFFVELWERFSYYGMRALLILYLTKAFGFADDKAYGIYGAYGALVYATPVLGGLIADKFLGLRNSIKLGAVLMALGHFAMALPQRPVLFLALGFLIVGNGFFKPNISSLVGKLYPDGDARRDSAFTLFYMGVNTGAFLTPLTCGAIGELYGWHWGFSLAGIGMVTGLAIFLAGGRANAYEDKGLPPDPALLTKKIARPFRIDHLFYAVVFLCVPVMAFLVKHNETAKWFLGALGTGMLLYLLGFALRQEKQQREKLFVILALFVFTVLFWTFFELAGSSINLFTDRNVNRTLAGFTLPTSMFQGVNPLFIILLAPLFAAVWKKLADIARPLSAPAQFGLGLLQLGAGFLVLVAGARLAGPAGLAPLWSLVLAYLLHTTGELCLSPIGLSLVTKLSPKSIAAFVMGIWFLSSSFAHTIGAEISKLTSQPAEASAAAVIAPAHGLQLYAGVFWNVGLIAIGAGVVLFLLVPVLKRWMHGVK, from the coding sequence ATGAACCCCTCCCTCCTCATCATGCTCGCCGCCTGGGCGTTTGTGGCCGCCTGGACGGCCGGCGTCGTTCTATCACAGCGCCGCGTGCATCCCAAGGCGCTTTTTTACCTTTTCTTTGTTGAACTGTGGGAACGCTTCTCCTATTACGGCATGCGCGCCCTGCTGATCCTTTACCTCACCAAGGCGTTCGGGTTCGCGGATGACAAGGCCTACGGGATTTACGGCGCCTACGGCGCGCTCGTATACGCAACGCCCGTGCTCGGCGGCCTCATCGCGGACAAATTTCTGGGCCTGCGCAACTCCATCAAGCTCGGCGCCGTGCTCATGGCGCTGGGCCATTTCGCCATGGCGCTGCCGCAGCGGCCCGTGCTGTTTCTGGCGCTCGGGTTTCTCATTGTCGGCAACGGTTTTTTCAAGCCCAACATCTCGAGCCTTGTGGGAAAACTGTATCCCGACGGCGACGCGCGGCGCGACAGCGCGTTCACCCTGTTTTACATGGGCGTCAACACCGGCGCTTTTCTCACCCCGCTCACCTGCGGCGCGATCGGCGAGCTGTACGGCTGGCATTGGGGATTTTCCCTGGCCGGCATCGGCATGGTGACCGGGCTCGCCATCTTCCTGGCCGGCGGCCGCGCCAATGCCTACGAGGACAAGGGGCTTCCGCCCGACCCCGCATTGTTGACAAAAAAGATCGCGCGGCCTTTCAGGATCGACCATCTTTTTTATGCCGTGGTGTTCCTGTGCGTTCCCGTCATGGCCTTTCTTGTCAAGCACAACGAGACCGCCAAATGGTTTCTGGGCGCACTCGGCACCGGCATGCTGCTGTACCTGCTCGGCTTTGCCCTCAGGCAGGAAAAACAACAGCGCGAAAAGCTGTTCGTCATCCTTGCGCTCTTTGTCTTTACCGTTTTGTTCTGGACGTTCTTCGAACTGGCGGGGAGTTCCATTAATCTCTTTACCGACCGGAACGTCAACCGGACATTGGCGGGGTTCACCCTGCCCACGAGCATGTTCCAGGGCGTAAACCCGCTGTTCATCATCCTGCTCGCGCCGCTCTTTGCGGCGGTCTGGAAAAAGCTCGCCGACATTGCGCGGCCCCTTTCCGCGCCGGCGCAGTTCGGCCTGGGCCTGCTTCAGCTCGGCGCGGGGTTTCTCGTGCTCGTGGCCGGCGCGCGGCTTGCGGGCCCCGCGGGTCTTGCGCCCCTGTGGTCGCTTGTGCTTGCCTATCTGCTCCACACCACGGGCGAGCTGTGCCTGTCTCCCATCGGGCTGTCGCTCGTCACCAAGCTTTCCCCAAAGTCAATCGCCGCGTTCGTGATGGGCATCTGGTTCCTCTCCTCGTCGTTCGCCCACACCATCGGCGCGGAAATCTCAAAGCTCACCTCGCAGCCCGCGGAGGCGTCGGCCGCGGCCGTGATTGCTCCCGCGCACGGCCTTCAGCTTTATGCGGGGGTGTTTTGGAACGTTGGTTTGATCGCAATAGGCGCTGGGGTTGTTTTGTTTTTATTGGTGCCGGTGCTGAAGCGGTGGATGCACGGGGTAAAATAA
- a CDS encoding alpha/beta hydrolase, which yields MSFTHGDALDVALLRQSLGPISFSNHGYPKPVQDYFQFYGLDYPAAAHFFGTFRSGPYTLAGHVYKPDSSRGTVFLAHGLFDHTGILKNLIALCIREKLCVAAFDLPGHGLSSGAPAAIDSFGEYKTALEDFVSLCAPHVPKPYAAVGHSTGCAVILTHLFYNRQTPFSRVVLLAPLVHSEFWDLSKAGHALMPFVSAWPRWMREASHDTAFLAWFDRDPLQSKTFPVKWATAMYRWEAGLDSVAPLHLPVTIVQGTGDDCVDWNYNIPFLQKKIPGCDIRMVKEARHQLLNEAQPWKTECLDIVREALSGLPRPQSPVKESR from the coding sequence ATGTCCTTTACTCATGGCGATGCCCTTGACGTTGCCTTGCTCAGGCAATCCCTTGGGCCGATTTCATTCTCAAATCATGGTTATCCAAAACCGGTCCAGGATTATTTCCAATTCTACGGCCTCGATTATCCCGCGGCCGCCCATTTCTTCGGCACCTTCCGCTCCGGGCCGTACACGCTCGCCGGCCACGTTTACAAACCGGACAGCAGCCGCGGCACCGTGTTTCTGGCGCACGGGCTCTTCGACCATACCGGCATCCTGAAAAACCTCATCGCCCTCTGCATCCGGGAAAAGCTCTGCGTGGCGGCGTTCGACCTTCCCGGCCACGGGCTTTCGAGCGGCGCGCCCGCTGCGATCGATTCCTTCGGCGAATATAAGACGGCGCTGGAGGACTTCGTTTCCTTGTGCGCGCCGCATGTGCCGAAACCGTACGCGGCGGTCGGCCACAGCACCGGCTGCGCCGTAATCCTCACGCACCTTTTTTACAACCGGCAGACCCCCTTCTCGCGCGTCGTCCTGCTCGCGCCGCTGGTGCACTCGGAATTCTGGGACCTCTCAAAGGCCGGCCACGCGCTCATGCCGTTTGTGTCGGCATGGCCCCGTTGGATGCGCGAGGCGTCGCATGACACCGCGTTCCTCGCGTGGTTCGACCGCGATCCCCTGCAGAGCAAGACGTTCCCGGTGAAATGGGCGACCGCGATGTACCGGTGGGAGGCCGGTCTCGACAGCGTCGCGCCGCTGCATTTGCCCGTTACCATTGTCCAGGGCACGGGCGACGACTGCGTGGACTGGAATTACAACATCCCGTTTTTACAAAAAAAAATCCCGGGCTGCGATATCCGCATGGTCAAGGAGGCCAGGCACCAGCTTCTCAACGAGGCACAGCCGTGGAAAACAGAATGCCTTGACATCGTACGGGAAGCGCTTTCGGGATTGCCCCGCCCGCAATCCCCTGTCAAGGAATCCCGTTAA
- a CDS encoding P-II family nitrogen regulator, which yields MDAAGNTIAKEEVELITCVVQRGKADKVAKAAIDAGAGGATIFFGRGMGLREKLGLLGLAIVPEKELLMILCGKTDTQRIFTAVVKAARLDVPGMGIAWVSPITAVAGHFSPSAAEQKN from the coding sequence ATGGATGCAGCAGGCAATACAATTGCAAAAGAGGAAGTCGAGCTCATCACCTGCGTGGTGCAGCGGGGCAAGGCCGACAAGGTCGCCAAGGCGGCGATTGACGCGGGCGCGGGCGGCGCCACGATATTTTTCGGACGCGGCATGGGGCTCAGGGAAAAGCTCGGGCTCCTGGGCCTTGCCATTGTGCCCGAAAAGGAACTGCTCATGATCCTTTGCGGAAAAACGGACACGCAGAGAATTTTCACCGCGGTCGTGAAGGCGGCCAGGCTTGACGTGCCGGGAATGGGCATCGCCTGGGTGTCGCCGATCACGGCGGTGGCGGGCCATTTTTCGCCATCTGCAGCTGAACAAAAGAATTAG
- the tilS gene encoding tRNA lysidine(34) synthetase TilS, protein MRQQDLFTSVEKFWHRHCVSRSSVCVAVSGGSDSVALFYVLLALKRRLGITRLGIAHVNHRLRGRDSERDAAFVRRIACDAGVAFHLKEIDRKDIPESGVEEWARNRRYAFFDRVLKKGRYRYLATAHTMNDQAETVVMRIMRGSGLHGFGGILPARENRIMRPLLTIGKSDLREWLAEKKLGFREDATNADISFTRNWVRHKFIPLLGKKGPGALERLCSIAENARAITEIIRPLINKWISKHVFSRGATRFLVKKAGFKDETIGAEALATFLRDKKIRFDSVHLDDIVKHQFRSNGVFLLPGGWRYKCGENELDFFQKESSGKSDDFHVELKTNGTTRCRGKNCKFVISRHQIKPERKISFSDPMTAWLDADALTKNLVFRSWKKGEKFWPFGGRKFVDVNEFLKKQGIRMQERHSTGVMAEKAGEIVWIPGQRIGHRFRITPSTRKAVKISCKPAG, encoded by the coding sequence ATGCGGCAGCAAGACCTTTTTACATCGGTTGAAAAATTCTGGCATCGGCATTGCGTTTCTCGCAGCAGCGTCTGCGTCGCGGTAAGCGGGGGCAGCGATTCGGTCGCCCTGTTTTATGTCCTGCTCGCCCTGAAGCGCAGGCTCGGCATCACGCGGCTCGGAATCGCGCATGTCAACCACCGGCTGCGCGGCCGCGATTCGGAGCGCGACGCGGCGTTCGTACGTCGCATCGCGTGCGATGCCGGCGTGGCCTTTCACCTCAAGGAGATTGACAGAAAAGATATTCCGGAAAGCGGGGTGGAGGAGTGGGCGCGCAACCGGCGGTATGCCTTTTTCGACCGCGTGCTTAAAAAGGGCCGCTACCGGTACCTTGCAACGGCGCATACCATGAACGACCAGGCCGAAACCGTGGTGATGCGGATCATGCGGGGAAGCGGGCTTCATGGGTTCGGCGGCATTCTGCCCGCGCGGGAAAACCGCATCATGCGTCCGCTATTGACAATTGGCAAAAGCGATTTGAGAGAATGGCTTGCAGAAAAAAAACTTGGTTTCAGGGAAGACGCCACCAACGCTGATATTTCCTTCACGCGAAACTGGGTGAGGCACAAATTCATTCCGTTGCTGGGAAAAAAAGGACCGGGGGCATTGGAACGTCTTTGCTCGATTGCCGAAAATGCCCGGGCAATCACGGAGATTATCCGGCCACTCATTAATAAATGGATCAGCAAGCACGTATTTTCACGTGGCGCAACCCGGTTTTTAGTCAAAAAAGCGGGTTTTAAGGACGAAACGATCGGGGCTGAAGCGCTGGCAACGTTTTTGAGGGACAAAAAAATCAGGTTTGATTCAGTTCATTTGGACGATATCGTAAAACATCAATTCAGATCAAACGGGGTTTTTCTTCTCCCCGGCGGGTGGCGTTACAAGTGCGGAGAAAACGAGCTTGATTTTTTTCAAAAAGAAAGTTCAGGGAAAAGCGATGATTTTCATGTCGAGCTTAAAACAAACGGCACCACAAGATGCCGTGGGAAGAATTGTAAATTCGTCATTTCGCGACATCAAATCAAACCTGAAAGGAAGATCTCTTTTTCCGACCCCATGACGGCCTGGCTTGATGCGGACGCTTTGACCAAAAACCTTGTTTTCCGCTCTTGGAAAAAAGGAGAAAAGTTCTGGCCGTTCGGCGGAAGGAAATTCGTGGATGTCAATGAATTTTTGAAAAAACAGGGCATCCGGATGCAGGAAAGGCATTCGACAGGTGTTATGGCTGAAAAAGCCGGCGAAATCGTCTGGATTCCGGGCCAGCGTATCGGCCATCGGTTCAGGATCACCCCGTCGACAAGAAAGGCAGTGAAGATTTCCTGCAAGCCGGCAGGCTGA
- a CDS encoding SUMF1/EgtB/PvdO family nonheme iron enzyme encodes MDWTKAIKGLFVVASFIVPACAGVSLDNIAVGATYHMTLTTGDELEGVVDSKTDTSLILDCKGSAYTFAANLIAECQLLAPPPSKTGGQSQAAESTPITFDQARQKQPGENLQVKIKSGAVFTGTLVSADNDNLRLNVEGSVIPIGQQVVDQIFVVPAKKAPEKQPAAAPAVPQAYDTIIVKNPEVDDYGRPKDNLTVIGNIVKEDNLRLTLTRTDNQQVSYTFDQIVRIFRHTSENPEEDQIKRYAKPLFCPPDMVLVDLPPGKANRPFFKVCIDKYEYPNRLNTVPQVNVSYDDAQKLCENAGKRLCTAQEWQWSCSGMEGYTYSYGTNFEKENCNTEGSRVIEPSGSRNKCISKFGAVDMTGNVFEWVKGTGGPAAMGGPVSKCATISPGAGGSAKPTIGLRCCKSN; translated from the coding sequence ATGGACTGGACCAAAGCAATAAAAGGCCTTTTCGTCGTCGCATCATTCATCGTGCCCGCGTGTGCCGGGGTATCGCTTGACAACATCGCCGTGGGCGCCACCTATCACATGACGCTCACCACGGGCGACGAGCTCGAGGGCGTGGTTGATTCCAAAACCGACACGTCGCTGATCCTCGACTGCAAGGGAAGCGCCTATACCTTTGCGGCAAACCTCATCGCCGAATGCCAGCTCCTTGCCCCGCCCCCGTCAAAAACCGGGGGGCAGTCGCAGGCTGCGGAATCGACGCCGATCACCTTCGACCAGGCCAGGCAGAAGCAGCCCGGCGAAAACCTCCAGGTCAAGATAAAGAGCGGCGCGGTGTTCACCGGCACGCTCGTATCGGCGGACAACGACAACCTGCGGCTCAACGTGGAAGGGTCGGTGATTCCGATCGGCCAGCAGGTGGTGGACCAGATATTTGTTGTTCCCGCAAAGAAAGCGCCCGAAAAACAGCCGGCCGCGGCGCCCGCCGTTCCCCAGGCGTACGACACGATCATCGTGAAAAATCCGGAGGTGGACGATTACGGCAGGCCCAAGGACAATCTGACCGTGATCGGAAACATCGTGAAGGAAGACAACCTGCGCCTCACCCTGACGCGGACCGACAACCAGCAGGTGTCGTACACCTTCGACCAGATCGTGCGGATATTCCGGCACACGAGCGAAAACCCGGAGGAGGACCAGATCAAGCGGTACGCGAAGCCGCTGTTCTGCCCGCCCGACATGGTGCTCGTGGACCTTCCGCCGGGAAAGGCGAACCGGCCGTTCTTCAAGGTATGTATTGACAAATACGAATACCCGAACAGGCTGAACACGGTGCCGCAGGTCAACGTCTCATACGACGACGCGCAGAAGCTCTGCGAGAACGCGGGAAAGCGGCTGTGCACCGCGCAGGAATGGCAGTGGTCGTGCAGCGGCATGGAGGGATACACCTATTCCTACGGCACGAACTTCGAGAAGGAGAACTGCAACACCGAGGGGAGCAGGGTGATCGAGCCGTCGGGCAGCAGGAACAAGTGCATCAGCAAGTTCGGCGCCGTCGACATGACCGGCAACGTTTTCGAGTGGGTAAAGGGGACGGGCGGCCCCGCGGCCATGGGCGGCCCGGTGTCGAAATGCGCCACCATCTCTCCCGGCGCCGGCGGAAGCGCAAAACCCACCATCGGGCTGCGCTGCTGCAAAAGCAACTGA
- a CDS encoding DUF4143 domain-containing protein, with the protein MQGRYHFYRLLPFTLAELAPPSRSTLMDLFTYGGFPEPFLSASEKESTRWSGEYRTRVVREDLRDLERVDDINLIDRLSLRLPELVGSPLSLNALRKELEVSHKAAARWVSILENLYTIFRLYPFGSPKIRAVKKEAKHYHFDWTLVKNTGARFENLAACHLLKWCWFLQDSEGRDIELRYFRDIDKREFDFVVVENAKPVHFIECKQTDADPGLSLRYLKQKFPAAATQVVLEASRDIMTKDDIRICPAHVFLGELI; encoded by the coding sequence TTGCAGGGCAGATACCATTTTTACCGCCTGCTTCCTTTCACACTTGCCGAGCTTGCACCTCCCTCACGCTCCACGCTCATGGACCTTTTCACGTATGGCGGATTCCCCGAGCCGTTTCTTTCGGCATCGGAAAAAGAAAGCACACGCTGGAGCGGAGAATACCGCACCCGCGTTGTGCGGGAAGACCTTCGCGACCTTGAACGGGTCGATGATATCAATCTCATTGACCGGCTTTCGCTGCGGCTGCCGGAACTTGTCGGCTCGCCGCTTTCCCTCAATGCGCTCCGCAAGGAGCTCGAAGTCTCCCACAAAGCGGCCGCCCGATGGGTTTCAATATTGGAAAATCTGTACACGATATTCCGCCTCTATCCCTTTGGGTCCCCTAAAATCAGGGCCGTGAAAAAAGAGGCGAAACATTATCATTTCGATTGGACGCTTGTTAAAAATACGGGCGCCCGATTCGAAAACCTGGCGGCCTGCCACCTCCTGAAATGGTGCTGGTTCCTGCAGGATTCCGAAGGCAGGGACATCGAGCTCAGGTATTTCCGCGACATTGACAAACGCGAATTTGATTTTGTGGTTGTTGAAAACGCAAAGCCCGTGCATTTTATCGAATGTAAACAGACCGACGCAGACCCCGGCCTTTCATTGCGCTATCTCAAGCAGAAATTCCCCGCCGCCGCCACGCAGGTTGTCCTGGAGGCATCAAGGGACATAATGACGAAGGATGATATCAGGATCTGTCCGGCGCATGTGTTTCTGGGCGAGCTTATTTGA